The sequence AGAGATGAAAGTTTCGTAAATGAAGAGTCGGTCAACAACCACCGCAGATGagaaaacattgaaaacatTGATTATAGTAAAACATACTGATCCATCAGCTCCGAAAACACTTTCTGCCATAACGGAATTAAAAACCTAAAGTATGGTAAAAGTATGCTGCTACAAATTTGACGCTTATTAGTTTCTGCACCtgctaaatttttctttttattttggatACTATGAAAATCTTCTAAAAAAACGTAGTAAGTGCAGTAAACGCTGCAAATGTTGGCAACTTTTAACAGAAAGGGAGCGAACACCTTCTAcgataaagtaatatttaaatcgttaaGGGTGGTGGAATTCCGGgcaacaaaataatacatgCATTATTCACACAGTAAGCTTTACATAGAATTAGTAGATCTTGCTTAATTTTCGTGTAATGGAAcgcgaatgaatttattacacaGCCCAGTATTACGGAACATAATGCGAAAGTTACGGGATCCTCTTATCTACACCCACGTGGAAAGTGGGTCGATAcgataaatttgaatttcttgcGGTgatgaatgaatttttcaaaaatctttATAGCATCGATAGCTGAAGAAATTATCTTTTctacgaaaataaaagtaaattgttttgaGATCGTTTCAtcttcgtatattttattacgtcaATGAAAAATAGCTGTATGTAATAGAGGTAATATATtgactatatatttatttattaaaattctagaaCTATTTCATTACGTTATTGGTGTACCTGAAAATGTTTTCCTTAGTTAAAAAGTAAAACTCGGCAGAAATTACAGAAGTTCAGCAATGAAAATCGTAtgactttattaatattggatAAAATATGTATGCAGATCCTAATATTGACAATCGTTCTGTAAGGTGACCGACGTAATGGACGATGGAGTGACGGGGCCAACAGGTCGAATAGGCAACAGCGACGGGGAAATGTGACATGAGCGTCGGCCCTCTTGGGCAAGTGAGTCGGACGAGGATAGTGAACCCGAGCAAAGGACGTGTCAAATAGCAACGTTGTCTTAATTAATCCTCGATGCAAGAAAGAAGAGACGCTTGTCTCATGTGCCGTGCCAACACGATAATTCACGGCCTAACCGTAGCAGGAACTGTGATTGAACATTcttgatttttcattcgaatttgTAAGAATCGGGGGAAACTTGCGCGTTTTCTATAATCGAAAGTTCGTAAGTAAATTCGCGTTTTAACAGATGCGCACCCGGTGTCCTATCCCCGTAACACTTgcgttaacatttttttaatactttgtaGGTAATCGCTAGCGAAAGAAAAgatagaaattgaaatgttattGCAGTAGGACTTCGGGTGTCGACGAGTTCTGGTATTCGAACGGTGTGACAGTGGTCGTTGAAtgcgagaaaaattgtattgttaaGGTAAAACCACGTTGATATACATTATCGGCCGAAAGTATTAGACCCTGTAAAGTATTGTTACCGTTGTAGatgtacaaatattaaatatttgacaatcCGTGTCCCATAAAGACTACACAACGTTCTTTCTTCACCCCTCATTCCTATATAACTAACGattgaattaagaaattattgacaaTGTGTGTTTGCACGAATTAAAgcattgaaaagaaaatattaagaataagtgaagacaaattttctatttcttgaaATCTCTTTCTTATCGTCAAAAATAAAccgaatattgtaaaaatgaatctCATTAGAAAAGGATGAGAATCTTCAACTTTGCgataaagtatttttacaaaagtatcgctcaaatttatttttccgatctttttgaattattaaataatggcTTCATCCTTTAGAAAacattattcttaatttaattaaaaataagccTCTGtggtgaaaaattgtttaataaataaggaTGAATTTGAttaagtttcatttttattacttaaatgTTGCGCAATAGTGACATCTTTAGCATTCGTTCGAAACTCTGAATgacgtattttaaaatattcatgcaATGCTAGGATAATTGAAAACGcaaatttctgttaaaaaaaacaaaaaaaacaaaaaaggaTAATTATAAtccgtataaataaatatttaatagccTTTGGTAGTATAGTTTTTGTATAAAAGAAACGACGATTAGCAGTGTTAAAATCAGTTGAAGCGCGCCATTCAGCACGTGACTATGTAGCAGACGATGATTATATGGAACGTGCACGAGTCATACGACAagttgaaacaaatatttgattacCACGTGTAGTTTTTATCGATCgtattttctaaaatcctCGTGATCACGAACGTACTGTTGCTTCCGGAGATTGAACGCAGAATGGAGAACAAAAGAAATGTACCGTACTCGGCAGCCGGTGACAAGGAGGAAGATGAGGTTAGTTTTACCGGTGATCTAAGCTTGCTGTTGCTTAGGTTACAGATCTGTCAAAGTGACAACACAATTAAATACACGATACAGTGTTAAACTGTCTACTTTGTATTGACATCTGGAATTTtacttaacaaatttttagttACTATAAGAAgtgttacaaattttaatcatgtaaaaataattaacaatgagGTCCTCAAACAGTATATTTTCAGAGTATATCCTTTTCAATATATTAGTAgcataatatgtaaatatttgatGTGCTATTTATAATCAACTATCCCTCGTTTTCACtaatcaaacaattttgtgttttatagtttagagttatttattttgtagatATTATTGGAACCATTTAGTTATATTCTACAAGTGCCTGGTAAACAGATCAGAGCTAAGTTAGCACAAGCTTTCAATTACTGGTTGAAAATACCACATGACAAGCTTCAAGCTGTTGGTGATATAATTCAAATGCTTCATACTTCTAGCCTCTTGTAAGTTTAAACGTAGCACTAgttcagattttattatataggtTTTATGTTCGATTGATTAGTCCGTGACTTTTCCAGAATTGATGATATTCAAGATAATTCGGTCTTGAGAAGAGGCATTCCTGTAGCTCACAATATTTATGGAATAGCTAGTACAATAAATGCTGCAAATTATGTATTGTTCATTGCCTTGGAGAAGGTTATCGCTTTAAATCATCCAGAGGTGAAGGGAAACAAGAGTAAAGATGTTTTTCCACCTTAGCaatcgatttaatattatttttattataattagggTACGCAAGTATATGTAGAACAGTTATTGGAACTTCATAGAGGTCAAGGTATGGAGATTTATTGGAGAGATAACTACATTTGTCCTTCTGAAACTGCTTATAAACAGATGACTATTCGCAGTAAGTCTTagatcataatataaaaatagtattaattgtTTTGCAAGGACAAGGTGTTGGAGCTAATTAATGTATTGTAGAAACTGGTGGACTTTTTAATCTTGCTGTCCGTTTAATGCAGTTGTTTTCAAATTGTAAAGAGGATTTCACACCTTTGGCAGGAATTATAGGACTTTATTTCCAAATTCGTGATGATTATTCCAATTTACTTCTTCAGGAGGTAAGTAAAGCAGAACAGTgcatattattgtaataatatgatGTAATACTCTTACAGTATGCTGAAAATAAGAGTTTCTGTGAAGATTTGTCTGAAGGGAAATTCAGTTTTCCCATAATCCATGCGATACGTAGTCATCCCGAAGATAGGCAGCTGATGAGTATCCTTTGTTCGAATGCAGATATTGTTGTACAATCTATCCGTGATAAATTGAAGCGTTTTCCCTTAATAGATTGTTACAAAGATATTTTAAGGCAGCGGACTAAGGACATCGACGTAAAACGttactgtattaatttattagaaaagttTGGCTCGTTTGCTTATACAGAAGCTGTGCTTCAAGAATTAGATAAGAAAGCAAGAGATGAGATAGAACGTCTAGGAGGTAATCCTTTGTTAATAGCACTTCTAGACgagattttattgaattttaaagacAAGGATGCTACGCTAAGAAGAAAAGCTGTACCTTAAATTGccttttcaataataatacaaatgtaaacGAACATCTGGCCTCACGTAGATATAGGAACCTATATTGTGACCAGAATAGATGTATATATGACTTTAATAACAGCTAACAATGTGGAActagatattttatacaaaatatcagtatgtataaatatacatatataagtaTCTAGTTTATTGTTTATGTTCTGTAAGAAAGTAAAACAATAAGATTTgtgttttactatttttattcagtaTGTAATATAAGTCACAAACAATGGAGATTACGAAACTTGTACGTTCGTTGCAATGATATATTGAATTCACAAATTTCTCAGAAATAGTACAAATGTAAGCTATTGCTTTTATTACGTACAAAACATTAATTGAAAGCATTCCTATAtactttttaatgaattccacaatatatatacaatatgcaTTAATGGAATGATGATtcatatgtttaaaattagtaaatatagcAAACGCTATTTGTAAAACgaatttacattaataattttatctgtaaGCATTTGAAAGCTTAACTGCCAATTATAAGCATGCAAAACTTGGCGCCAAACTTTTACATAATCTATCCACTTGTAATGAAACACagtgattaataaaatgtaatttattcttacaacaaaaaattatacaataacttATCAAACAGTAGGAGATATATGTACAATTTACATTAGTGCATAAAAAGGTTTtacaagtaatatatttacattaattattataacattaaccACGCCCAATTCACTTGCTACTATCAGAATCTAGATTCTAGATATgaacaatttcaaacaataaatacaaaacttATTTGTCGACCAGAAGCGAATtgtatttcgaataaataaactcgCATTAAACCCGTACAAAAAGCTTTTTCTATTCCGTTGCgtgttattttaacaaaatgcGCCTTCCTCTTCCAATAAAATCGTTgaccatttatttttcgtcACCATACACGAAATCAAAGTATAACTTTCATATTACTTAAATTCCGCTGCATCTAGCAGCtttttttgaatcaaatatattttaatgcattcaccatttattacaacatataaaagaaactgttaaaaatatataacactGCGTGTTTATAACGTGTTTAACCCTCGTACAATGAACACAGAGTCATTATAACTTAATTATAGCTGCctttatattcattaatttgtttaaagtatATTCATTTCCGTTTTAAAATGTCTGCAATCAATTTTATGATCAATGTTACTTTGGAATTCCCatacaatacaaaataacGTTGCGTTTCTCCAAGATCTTTTTATCCGAGGATAATTAAACGgctaacaaatatatattggCAAGAATTTTCCGCGATGATAGCGAGCCCAGACAATACCGACTAGACTTTTAACAAAAGAGATTTAATGTAAACGCTAATGACCGACCAATAACCTCCCACAACAACttattttgtttactttaCGTAGACGCTTATCTGAgttttctcaataattttttatcgtgTGTTTTAAATGCGCTGCGAAAAGTTTCACACGCGTCTGATCGTTTATTCGTTTCTATTGTGTTTATTTCTACATACTGATTGCTGCAGAGTATTTAATGTAACGaatctcaaataatttcatcgtgTAGTGTAGACTGAAATTGTTAACTTAAAACCAGCTTACGTAGCaatttgtaaaagaatttttcttaatcGGAGTTGTTCCTTTGGCAGAAACTCGactctgaaaaatttattgacgTGCGATAGACACTTTCGATCTTTTGTTTTTCTTAAGGCACGACTGACACCAGTTACCATAttctacttaatattttttattaaaaatattatataattgattgGAACTGTGACTAGTTCACGGTGCTCTTTGTATGTTAGTTTCCTTTCGTTTCACCCTATATACAAATCCGATAGATACATGTGTATAAACTTagtctgaaattaattttacagtgAACTCAAATtgtagtataaattattcttcgtATTTACATAACGACGTAAGTTGCATAACAAGTGCGTGATCAGGTAAAAATTACAAGCGCTGCATTGTAATCGGAGTTGGACAACATTTTATTCCGACGACGAATAGAAGATAAAgagtaagaaatataattttattcgacactatagaaataattgatttgcTAACAATTGATTgagaaatattgcaaattgaAACGTTTGGAAATATATTGGCCAATTTATTCGGAACTGAATCGATCACGTATTATAGTGTTATAAAACCCTCACGTCAAATTGGCTGTACACCTTCCAGTAAAACTCGATAAAATAACCAAAGAAGATCGAATATTGAGTTTTAAATAATGGTTGCAAAGGGGATGCTGTAATTTTCAAATCGGCGATAAGATTCagcaacgaaaaaaaaagttataatatttttagaaatatttcaaagagtgtcaaaaatttttaaattaacctCCGGCTAGTTACAATTCCTCTGACCATCTACAATAAAAGTTCTAATAGCAAATGCGTGTATCTATCTTTCAACATCCAAAAGTAATTTTGTCAGTGTAactagaaaatagaaaatcgtgagaat comes from Augochlora pura isolate Apur16 chromosome 1, APUR_v2.2.1, whole genome shotgun sequence and encodes:
- the Qm gene encoding geranylgeranyl pyrophosphate synthase quemao isoform X2, which translates into the protein MENKRNVPYSAAGDKEEDEILLEPFSYILQVPGKQIRAKLAQAFNYWLKIPHDKLQAVGDIIQMLHTSSLLIDDIQDNSVLRRGIPVAHNIYGIASTINAANYVLFIALEKVIALNHPEGTQVYVEQLLELHRGQGMEIYWRDNYICPSETAYKQMTIRKTGGLFNLAVRLMQLFSNCKEDFTPLAGIIGLYFQIRDDYSNLLLQEYAENKSFCEDLSEGKFSFPIIHAIRSHPEDRQLMNILRQRTKDIDVKRYCINLLEKFGSFAYTEAVLQELDKKARDEIERLGGNPLLIALLDEILLNFKDKDATLRRKAVP
- the Qm gene encoding geranylgeranyl pyrophosphate synthase quemao isoform X1, whose product is MENKRNVPYSAAGDKEEDEILLEPFSYILQVPGKQIRAKLAQAFNYWLKIPHDKLQAVGDIIQMLHTSSLLIDDIQDNSVLRRGIPVAHNIYGIASTINAANYVLFIALEKVIALNHPEGTQVYVEQLLELHRGQGMEIYWRDNYICPSETAYKQMTIRKTGGLFNLAVRLMQLFSNCKEDFTPLAGIIGLYFQIRDDYSNLLLQEYAENKSFCEDLSEGKFSFPIIHAIRSHPEDRQLMSILCSNADIVVQSIRDKLKRFPLIDCYKDILRQRTKDIDVKRYCINLLEKFGSFAYTEAVLQELDKKARDEIERLGGNPLLIALLDEILLNFKDKDATLRRKAVP
- the Qm gene encoding geranylgeranyl pyrophosphate synthase quemao isoform X3, with the protein product MLHTSSLLIDDIQDNSVLRRGIPVAHNIYGIASTINAANYVLFIALEKVIALNHPEGTQVYVEQLLELHRGQGMEIYWRDNYICPSETAYKQMTIRKTGGLFNLAVRLMQLFSNCKEDFTPLAGIIGLYFQIRDDYSNLLLQEYAENKSFCEDLSEGKFSFPIIHAIRSHPEDRQLMSILCSNADIVVQSIRDKLKRFPLIDCYKDILRQRTKDIDVKRYCINLLEKFGSFAYTEAVLQELDKKARDEIERLGGNPLLIALLDEILLNFKDKDATLRRKAVP